ACAGCCGCTCGCCGATCCGCAGCAGCGACTGGCGCGGGAAGGCGGCGCAATAGAGGATCGTGATCGTCCCGAACGCGGTCATGTGCTGGACCTTGTCCGACACGTTGCCCATCACGTTCGGCGGATGCGGCAGCAGCGCCATCGTCACCGCGACGACGATGGCGAGCGCCAGAAGGAGGCGCGCGACGCGCTTCACAACCGCTCCAGCGCGGGGATCAGTTCGTCGAAGCCGTCGATGATCGCATCGGCGCCCAGTTCCTCGATCGGCTGCATCAGGAAGCCGAAGCGGCACGCGATCGCGGGGATGCCGGCGGCATGCGCGGCGGCGATGTCGTAGATCGAATCGCCGACGAATGCGGCGCGCCCGCCGCCGCTCCCCGCCTCTCTACACCGCTCGATCATCGCATCGATCGGCAGGCGGCTCGGCTTGCCGTTGCCCGGCCCCATCGTGTCGCCGCCGATGATCGCGGCGAAGCGGGGCGTCAGCGCCAGATCGTCCAGGATCGCGCGCGCGAACCGCTCCAGCTTGTTGGTCACGATCGCCAGCGTCACGCCCATTTGCGCCAGCCGGTCCAGCGCCTCCAGCGCATGCGGATAGGGTCGCGTGGTGACGCAGATGTTGGCCTCGTAGAAATCGAGCAGCCGGCGCAGCAGCACTTCCAGCTCCGCCTCGCTGCATCCGCCGCTCGCCGCCATCCCCTGCGCCAGCATGTGGCGCGCGCCGCCGCCGATCATCGGCTTGACCTGCTCGATCGAGAGCGCGGGCCGCCCTGCCGAGGCGAGCGCATGGTTGACCGCCGCGGTCAGGTCGCCGGAGGTGTCGAGCAGCGTCCCGTCGAGATCGAGCCCGACGATGGAAAAAGGGAAGGAAGGGGAAAAGGGAAAGGCGGCCATTGCCGACACGCGTTGCCCGTGCCCGCTGGAATTGGCAAGCGAGTGATGGCAGGGGGTGCAACCATGTCACAGGATCGCCCCGTCGCCATCGTCGTCCTCGCCGCGGGCAAGGGCACGCGGATGAAGTCCGACCTGCACAAGGTGCTCCACCCGATCGCCGGACGCCCGATGCTGCTCCACCTGCTGGCGAGCGCGGCGACGCTGTCGCCGGCGAAGACGGTGGTCGTGGTCGGGGCCGGGCGCGAGCAGGTGGAAACCGCCGTCGCGCCGCTGGGCGCGCAGATCGCGCATCAGGCGGAGCAACTGGGCACCGGCCATGCGGTAATGCAGGCGGAGGACGCGCTGGCCGCGTTCGAGGGCGACGTGCTGATCCTCTACGGCGACGTGCCGCTGGTGTCGCCCGCGACGATGCGCGCGATGCTGGAGCGGCTGCACGCCGCCGATGCGCCGCCGGTCGTGGTGCTCGGCTTCCGTCCCGCCGATCCCGCCGCCTATGGCCGCGTGATCGTGACGCCGGGCACCGACCGGGTCGAGCGGATCGTCGAGTTCAAGGACGCCTCGCCCGCCGAACGCGCGGAGACCTTGTGCAATTCGGGGCTGATGGCGGCGCGGGGCCGCGACCTGTTCGCGCTGCTGAAGCGGCTGGGCAACGACAATGCCGCGGGCGAATATTACCTGACCGACATCGTCGCGCTCGCGGGCGGCGCGGCGGCGATCGAGGTCGATGCGGCCGAGGTGGCGGGCGTCAACAGCCGCGCCGAGCTGGCGGCGGTCGAGGCATCGTGGCAGCAGGCCCGCCGTGCGCAGGCGATGGCGGACGGCGCGTCGCTGGTCGCGCCCGACACGGTGTGGTTCAGCCACGATACCGTGCTGGGCCGCGACGTGATCGTCGGGCCCAACGTCGTCTTCGGCCCCGGGGTTACGGTAGCGGACGGGGTGACGATCCATGCGTTCAGCCATCTGGAGGGTGCCGAGGTGGCGAGCGGCGCGGAGGTCGGCCCCTATGCCCGCCTGCGCCCCGGCGCGGTGCTGGAGGCGAAGGCGAAGGTCGGCAATTTCGTCGAGGTGAAGAAGGCGCGGCTGGGCGCCGGCGCGAAGGCCAACCACCTGAGCTACATCGGCGACGCCGACGTCGGTGCGAAGGCCAATATCGGCGCGGGCACGATCACCTGCAATTACGACGGCTTCTTCAAATATCGCACCGTCATCGGGGAGGGGGCCTTCGTGGGGTCGAACTCCGCGCTCGTCGCGCCGGTCACGATCGGCGCGGGCGCGATCGTCGCCGCGGGCAGCGTAGTTGTCCGGGAGGTTGCCGATGATTCACTTGCCTTGGCACGCGGTCGGCAGGAAGAGCGGCCCGGCTGGGCGGCGCGTTTCCGCGCGGCGATGAAGGCGAAGAAGGACGGCAAGTAGATGTGCGGAATCGTTGGCATCCTGGGCAATGACGATGTGGCGGACCGCCTGCTCGACGGGCTGAAGCGGCTGGAATATCGCGGCTACGATTCCGCCGGGATCGCTACCGTGGTCGACGGCGCGATCGCGCGCCGCCGCGCCTCGGGCAAGCTGGTCAATCTGGCGAAGGTGCTCGCCGCCGAGCCGCTGCCCGGCACCACCGGGATCGCGCACACCCGCTGGGCGACGCACGGCGGCCCCACCACCAACAACGCCCACCCGCATGCCACCGGCGAGGTCGCGGTCGTCCACAACGGCATCATCGAGAATTTCAAGCCGCTGCGCGAGGAATTGCAGGCGCGCGGCCGCGTCTTCACCAGCGAGACCGATACCGAGGTCGTCGCACACCTCATCAGCGAGAAGGTCGAGGCCGGGCTGGAGCCGGTCGACGCGGTGCGCGAGGTGCTGCCGCGGCTGCACGGCGCGTTCGCGCTGGCGATCCTGTTCCGCAGCCACCCGGAGCTGCTGATTGGCGCGCGGCTCGGCTCGCCGCTGGTCGTCGGTTATGGCGCCGATTCAGAAGGGGGGGGCGAGACGTATCTCGGCTCCGACGCGCTGGCGCTCGCCCCGCTGACGCAGCGGATCGCCTATCTGGAGGAGGGTGACTGGGTCGTCTGCACCCGCGGCGGCGCGCAGGTCTACGACCGCGACAACCGGGCGGTCGAGCGTCCCGTCACCATCTCCGGCGTGACCGGCGCGCTGATCGACAAGGGCAACCACCGCCACTTCATGCAGAAGGAGATCTACGAGCAGCCGATCGTGGTCGCCCAGACGCTGCGTGGCTATCTGCAGCGGTTCGAGGGGCGCGTGGCGCTGCCGATCCCCGATTTCGACCTGTCGGGCATCCGCCGTGTCACGATCGTGGCGTGCGGCACCAGCTTCTATGCCGGGATGGTCGCGAAATACTGGTTCGAGCAGTTCGCGCGCGTTCCCGTCGACCTCGATGTCGCCAGCGAGTTCCGCTACCGCGCGCCGGTGATGGAGGAAGGCGGGCTCGCGCTCTTCATCAGCCAGTCGGGCGAGACCGCTGACACGCTCGCCGCGCTGCGCCACGCGCGTGCGGAGAAGCAGACGATCGCGGTCGTCGTCAACGTGCCGACCAGCACGATGGCGCGCGAGGCGGACCTGCTGCTGCCCACCCACGCCGGACCGGAGATCGGCGTCGCCTCGACCAAGGCGTTCACCTGCCAGCTGGCGGTGCTCGCCGCCTTCGCCGCCAATCTCGCCAAGGCGAAGGGGCGGCTCACCGAGCAGGAGGAGCGCAACATCGTCCGCCAGCTGGCGGAGGCACCCGCGGCGATCAACGGCGCGCTCGCCTATGACGAATCGATCGAGGCGATGGCGGGCGTCGTCGCGGCGGCGCGCGACGTCCTCTACCTGGGGCGCGGCACCGATTATCCGCTGGCGCTGGAAGGCGCGCTGAAGCTGAAGGAGATCAGCTACATCCACGCCGAAGGCTATGCCGCGGGCGAGATGAAGCACGGGCCGATCGCGCTGATCGACGAGAACGTGCCGGTGGTGGTCATCGCCCCCTCGGGCCCGTTGTTCGACAAGACCGTCAGCAACATGCAGGAGGTGCAGGCGCGCGGCGGCAAGGTCGTCCTCATCAGCGATTACGACGGCGTGCAGGCGGCGGGCGAAGGCTGCGTCGCGACGATCACCATGCCCAAGGTCCACCCGCTGATCGCGCCGATCGTCTATGCGGTGCCGGTGCAGCTGCTGGCCTATCATGTCGCGGTGGCCAAGGGGACCGACGTCGATCAGCCGCGCAACCTGGCGAAGAGCGTCACCGTCGAGTGACGCGCCGGCGGGCGGTCAGCATTCGACCACGTTGACCGCCAGCCCGCCGAGCGAGGTTTCCTTGTAGCGCTCGCTCATGTCGAGCCCGGTGCGGCGCATCGTCTCGATCACCTGATCCAGGCTGACGCGGTGCGTGCCGTCGCCCAGCATCGCGAGGCGGACCGCCTCGATCGCCTTGATCGACCCCACCGCGTTGCGTTCGATGCACGGCACCTGGACCAGCCCGCCGACAGGATCGCAGGTGAGGCCGAGGTTGTGCTCCATCGCGATCTCCGCGGCATTCTCCACCTGCGCCGCGGTCGCGCCCAGCGCGGCGGCGAGCCCGGCGGCCGCCATCGAGCAGGCGACGCCGACCTCCCCCTGGCACCCGACCTCCGCACCGGAGATCGAGGCATTCTCCTTGAACAGCGTGCCGATCGCGGCGGCGGTCAGCAGGAAATTCTCCATCCCGCGCGGCGTCGGGTTGGGCGCGAAGCGTTCGTAATAGCGCAGCACCGCGGGCACCACGCCCGCCGCGCCGTTGGTGGGGGCGGTGACGACGCGGCCCCCCGCCGCATTCTCCTCGTTCACCGCCAGCGCCCACAGGTTGATCCAGTCGATGACGGTCAACGGGTCGGCGAGCGCGCGCTCCTGCCGGTCGACCAGCATGCGGTGGACGCCCGGCGCGCGCCGCTTGACCCGCAACCCGCCGGGCAATTCGCCTTCCGGCGCGCGCACGCCGCGATCGATGCAGGCCGCCATCGCGTCGCGGATCGCCTTCAGACGCGCCGATACCTCGTCGGGGGCGAGGTGCACTTCCTCGTTCTCGCGCATCAGCGTCGCGATGCACGTGCCGGTGCGCGCGACGAGCGCCAGCAGTTCCTCCCCCGACCGGAAGACGTTGGGAACGTCCCAGCCGCCCTCAGCGGCGGCGTTGCGGCCTGTTTCATGTTCCTCGACGATCGCGCCGCCCCCGATCGAATAATAGGTGCGGCGGC
The sequence above is drawn from the Sphingomonas adhaesiva genome and encodes:
- a CDS encoding HAD hydrolase-like protein encodes the protein MAAFPFSPSFPFSIVGLDLDGTLLDTSGDLTAAVNHALASAGRPALSIEQVKPMIGGGARHMLAQGMAASGGCSEAELEVLLRRLLDFYEANICVTTRPYPHALEALDRLAQMGVTLAIVTNKLERFARAILDDLALTPRFAAIIGGDTMGPGNGKPSRLPIDAMIERCREAGSGGGRAAFVGDSIYDIAAAHAAGIPAIACRFGFLMQPIEELGADAIIDGFDELIPALERL
- the glmU gene encoding bifunctional UDP-N-acetylglucosamine diphosphorylase/glucosamine-1-phosphate N-acetyltransferase GlmU translates to MSQDRPVAIVVLAAGKGTRMKSDLHKVLHPIAGRPMLLHLLASAATLSPAKTVVVVGAGREQVETAVAPLGAQIAHQAEQLGTGHAVMQAEDALAAFEGDVLILYGDVPLVSPATMRAMLERLHAADAPPVVVLGFRPADPAAYGRVIVTPGTDRVERIVEFKDASPAERAETLCNSGLMAARGRDLFALLKRLGNDNAAGEYYLTDIVALAGGAAAIEVDAAEVAGVNSRAELAAVEASWQQARRAQAMADGASLVAPDTVWFSHDTVLGRDVIVGPNVVFGPGVTVADGVTIHAFSHLEGAEVASGAEVGPYARLRPGAVLEAKAKVGNFVEVKKARLGAGAKANHLSYIGDADVGAKANIGAGTITCNYDGFFKYRTVIGEGAFVGSNSALVAPVTIGAGAIVAAGSVVVREVADDSLALARGRQEERPGWAARFRAAMKAKKDGK
- the glmS gene encoding glutamine--fructose-6-phosphate transaminase (isomerizing); translated protein: MCGIVGILGNDDVADRLLDGLKRLEYRGYDSAGIATVVDGAIARRRASGKLVNLAKVLAAEPLPGTTGIAHTRWATHGGPTTNNAHPHATGEVAVVHNGIIENFKPLREELQARGRVFTSETDTEVVAHLISEKVEAGLEPVDAVREVLPRLHGAFALAILFRSHPELLIGARLGSPLVVGYGADSEGGGETYLGSDALALAPLTQRIAYLEEGDWVVCTRGGAQVYDRDNRAVERPVTISGVTGALIDKGNHRHFMQKEIYEQPIVVAQTLRGYLQRFEGRVALPIPDFDLSGIRRVTIVACGTSFYAGMVAKYWFEQFARVPVDLDVASEFRYRAPVMEEGGLALFISQSGETADTLAALRHARAEKQTIAVVVNVPTSTMAREADLLLPTHAGPEIGVASTKAFTCQLAVLAAFAANLAKAKGRLTEQEERNIVRQLAEAPAAINGALAYDESIEAMAGVVAAARDVLYLGRGTDYPLALEGALKLKEISYIHAEGYAAGEMKHGPIALIDENVPVVVIAPSGPLFDKTVSNMQEVQARGGKVVLISDYDGVQAAGEGCVATITMPKVHPLIAPIVYAVPVQLLAYHVAVAKGTDVDQPRNLAKSVTVE
- a CDS encoding L-serine ammonia-lyase, with protein sequence MVASTFDLFKIGVGPSSSHTMGPMTAAARFAAEVAGCAHRVEVDLFGSLALTGKGHATDRAVILGLSGTTPATIDPDAADRVVADVRATGMLMLGGTHTMAFDEARDLRFLQRERLTFHSNAMTCIAFDAAGEEVRRRTYYSIGGGAIVEEHETGRNAAAEGGWDVPNVFRSGEELLALVARTGTCIATLMRENEEVHLAPDEVSARLKAIRDAMAACIDRGVRAPEGELPGGLRVKRRAPGVHRMLVDRQERALADPLTVIDWINLWALAVNEENAAGGRVVTAPTNGAAGVVPAVLRYYERFAPNPTPRGMENFLLTAAAIGTLFKENASISGAEVGCQGEVGVACSMAAAGLAAALGATAAQVENAAEIAMEHNLGLTCDPVGGLVQVPCIERNAVGSIKAIEAVRLAMLGDGTHRVSLDQVIETMRRTGLDMSERYKETSLGGLAVNVVEC